The genomic DNA GTGCACCTGCACCGGCGGGTCCGCCCCCGGTACAGTCGGGCAGCCACGGCGAGGCACCTTGGCAGGCGACGGCCTCGAGCCCCGAAAGTCCGCAGCCGTCCCGGGAGAACTCCACTTCCGACGGAGCGGACGGGAACACAGCGGCTCACGTGCCGCGCTCACCCACCAGCACGAACAGCGACCGTCCCTGGGCCGTCACCGTCGGCTCGGGGCCGCGTTCCGCGGTGGCCGGTGGCCGGTGGCCGGTGGCCGGTGGCCGGTGGCCGGTAGTCGGTGGCCGGTAGTCGGTGAGCGGACTGCGGTGAGGAGACGTGGACTCCGCGCGGGTCCAACGGCACGGCCTCGAACACGACGAAGGGCCAGCTCGAAAGAAACCCCTCCTGAGCTGGTCCTCCTGCCTGTGCCCCGGCAGGATTCGAACCTGCGACATCCGCTGAGAAGTTCGATCGAACGCGGTCCGACTGCAGCCGTCAACTGGCGCGACGACCAGCGGGAGTCGCCGGCGTTCGTCCGCGCCCCATGTCGTCGATGTCAGCTGTGGACGTCAGGCGTGTTCTCATCCGTAACTCCAGTCAGACCCGTTAGCGAAAGCCATGCCCGACCGTTACGGCCGAAGGTTGGTCGGCACAAGCCTTCGGCCGTCGTGTGTCACCTGGTAGCACCCGGTGCTGCCTTGGTCGGTATGAGCGTTCAGCCCGAAATCACCCAACGGGATCTACGCAGCCGGTCTCGAGAGATCATGGATGCCGTCCAGGGCGGTCAGTCGTTCACCGTCACCCGCGACGGACATCCGATCGGCCAGCTCGTCCCGCTGCGCCGACGCCGTCGGTTCGTCTCCCGCCAGGAGTTCGCCGCGATGTCCAGGACCGCCCCCGGCATCGACCTTGACAGGTTCCGTGCCGATCAGGACGCCACGGCCGACACCTACCCGGGTGATCCCTATGACCGCTGACCGCTCGACGCATCAGCAGGGCCTCCTCGACACCAACACCATGATTCTGCGCCGCTGGGTGGCACCCGAGGAACTGCCGGACGAAATGGCGATCACCGCCATCACCCTGGCCGAGTTGTCCGTCGGTCCGCACGAGGTCCGTCGCAACGACGAACAGAGCAGTTACGACGAACACGCCGAACGCGCCCGCAGACTCGACGTCCTGCAACGCGCCGAGAACGAGTTCGACCCCATCCCCTTCGATGCCGAAGCGGCCCGCGTCTACGGCCGTATCTGTGCCGCAGTGATCAGCGCCGGCCGCAAGCCACGCCGCCGGGTGGCCGACCTGATGATCGCTGCCATCGCCGTGGCCGAGGAATTTTCCCTCTTCACCACCCACCCCGACGACTTCAAGGGGCTGGACGACCTCCTCACCGTCGTGCCGGTCACCCGCCCGAGGGCGCCCCACGAAGGTTGACGGCAGGGCACTGGTGCGGTGGTGGCAGACCGGACTTCACAGTTCGCCGGAGCACGGACGTGATCACGCAGCAGGGCCGATTCGAGGGATCAAGCCCTCCGAACCGGCCCCGTGCCGTGTGCCCCCGGCAGGATTCGAACCTGCGACACCCGCTTTAGGAGAGCGGTGCTCTATCCCCTGAGCTACGGAGGCGGGGATCTGTAGGAAAATGTGCAGGAAATTGCGACGGAAGTCGCGATCCCGGACACATCGGTCCACTGATCCAGCGATGCGCCAGCGGACTGGCGCGCCGCCGTCAGTGTAGCGGGTGGGGGTGTGCAGGCGAGGGGGTTACCCCGCCCGGTCAGGGGGGAACCGTCCAGCTGGCGGCCGGACCCGGGTCACCTGCGAAGTTCGCCTACTGTGCCGAGGGCGATGAAGGTGATCATCCAGGCGAAGCCGAGGTGGATGAGCAGGGCTCTGGGGGCGCCGTAGGTCGGCAGGCGCTTGTCCCGGTGGGAGTGGTCGAGGGTGCAGTCGGTGGGCTCGCCGTCCTGGCGGAATCCCTTGAGGCGGTCCTCGAGGTCGGTGTTCGGTGGGATCTGGTGGAGGTGTTCGCACCGGTCGAACCCCGGTCGCTCGGTTCCGGGGTCGAGTGCCCTGTCCTCCTTCGTCTCGTAGACGGTCTGAAGGGCGGGGAGAGGGCGAACGTACGCAAGGTCGTCATGGCGGCCTTGCGTCGACGGCGAGGACACCTCGGCGCTCGGTGTCATGACTCAGGGCGAACCGCACTCCCTCGCGCTCTCCCTCTTCCTGCCGAGGGTCACGGAGGGCGGAGTGAAGCACAGCTCGACTTGTGTTTTTTCGCCCGGCGGCGGATGTCGGCTCCCTGGTGGGCGGACAGGTTGTCCAGGGCCACGTGGATCGGTGCGCCGTCCGGGCGACGTGGGTCGACTTCGAAGCAGCCGGCGTGTTCACGGCTCCCTTCCGGCTCCGATTCACACTCCACAGGCGATCGTCGCCCACCGAGTGGCAACCGTGGAAGTACCGGACTCCACGGGCGCGGTGGTAGGTGGCCGGCAACCGGTCGGGACGCCGCCTTCCGGCCTGGTCTGCTTCCGACCCCCCGGCTCACCGAGGGCCTGGTCTGCTTCCGACCCGGCCCACCGCCGACCCGGGCTGCTTCCGCCTCGGGCTGCTTCCCCCCGGGCCGGCGGTGGACCGGATTCCGAGCGGGCCGAACCCGTCAAAGGCGAGAACCCGGCCCTGGGAGCGGTCCAGGACGTGCTCGATACGGTCCGGCTTCGTCTCCCGTCCGAGGTCTGGGGACTCCTTCCGGGGCTTGGTGTGCTGAAGCCGCGACGCCCGGGCCGTCCCGCACCACGGGGCGCGCCAAGCTGCTTCTCCGGCACTCCGTCGCACCCGCGGAGACGGTTCGGCGGGCGAGGGCCCTTCCGGCCCTTCCGGCCCTTCCGGCCCTTCCGGCCCTTCCGGCCCTTCCGGCCCTTCCGGCCCTTCCGGCCCTTCCGGACCCTCCGGCCTCTCTGGCCCCTTCGGCCCCTTCGGCCCCTTCGGCCCCTTCGGCCCCTCCGGCCCCTTCGGCCCCTCCGGCCCCAGCCCGGTCTGGGCGCCGCTACCGCCCGTACGGGCCCGGGCTCGCGTATGACCGGGTGCGGGGTTGGCGGGCCGAGACGATGGTCCCGTCCGGAACTGAGCCCTGACTGTTCGTCACCGTTCGGTTTCTGATAGTTGTTTGAGCGGGGTACGGGCGCATGCCCGTGGCGGTGTTCTCCGGCACCGCAGGGAGGACGCACATGAGCACCACCACTCGGGACGAGATCCTCGCCGGCGAGCAGCGGGCGGTGGACCACGCGTACGACTGCTACACCGCGAAACTGGCCGAACTGAGCGGCACCTCGGCCGCCACCGCCTCGGCGAGCGGCAAGGACGGGATCACCAACCGGGCCGAGGCGGAGGCGCGCGCGGAGGCCTACGGGGGGCTCGGCGACGAAGCCCTGGTCTTCGCCCGCGTCGACGCGCCGGAGGACCCCGGAGGAGAGCCCCGCCCCTGGTACATCGGACGCCGTGGCGTGCACGACGCCTCGCACGAGCCGGTGGTCCTGCTGTGGACTAGTCCCCTGGCGAAGAAGTGGATCGAGACCCGGCCCGAGAGTCCGGGCGAGGTGGTCCTGCGTCGGCAGCTCCGCTGCGCGCAGCGGAAAGTCGAGGGTTACTTCGACGAGATCTCCCCGCCGGCGCCCGCTTCCGCGCCGGCGCCCGCTTCCCCGCCGGTGCCCGCTTCCGCGCCCTCGGCCGTACCCGGGCCCGCCACCGTACCCGGGCCCCGTCGGGCCGCCGACGACAGCGTGGCGGAGGAGACGGAGGCGCCCCAGGGCCCGGGGCACGCGCCGGCCCCCACCCCCGGCGATGTCGTACGGCGGCAGCGGCGGAAGGCGCTCCAGCCCGACGACTTCCTGCTGCGGGAGCTCCAGCGGTCGCGCGGCGGCCGGATGCGGGACATCGTCGAGACCATCCGCCGCGACCAGATGGAGCTGGTCACCGGTTCCCCCTCGGACATCCTCGTCGTGCAGGGCGGCCCCGGCACCGGCAAGTCGGCGGTCGGTCTCCACCGAGTGACCTGGCTCGTCAACAACGAGCACTTCAAGGCCCAGGACATCCTCGTCATCGGCCCGCACCAGCGGTTCCTCGACTACGTCGGGCAGGTCCTCCCCACCCTCGGCACCCGGGGCGTCAACGCCGTCCAGCTCGACCGCCTGTGGGAGGGCGAGATCCTCGGCACCGACTCCCCGAAGGCGCGCCTGGTGAAGTCGGACGAGCGCATGGCGGCCGTGCTGCGGCGTCGCGTCGAGAGCGACTACCGCCCCGAGGCCCTCGACGCCCTCACCGTCGACCCCTCTTTCGAGGGCGACGAGCCCGCGATCGTCGTCACCGCCGGCAGTACGACCCTCCGCGTGCCGAAGTCCGAGGTCCTCGCCCTCCTCGACCAGGCTCACGCCGGCGACGGGCCCTTCCGGGAGCGGCGCGACCGCTTCCGCGGCCTCTTCGTCGACCGGCTCCTCCAGGAGCTCGCCGACATCGCGCCGCGCCGCGGGCAGGCCGGCACGATCCGCCGCGACCTGGAACGCAACCGTCGGGTCGAGCGCCTCATCGAACGCGTCTGGCCGTCCCCCGGCCCCCGGGAGGCCCTGCGCAGCCTCTACGACTCGGCCGACCTCCTGCGGGACTGCGCCGACGGCATCCTCGACGAGGACGAGCGGACGGTCCTGCTGCGGCCCCGCGCCGCCAGCGCCGACGCCGACCCGTGGACTCTCGACGACCACGTCTGCCTCGAAGAGCTCCGCGTGCTGATCAGCGGCGACACCCCGCCACGCTACGGCCACATCGTCGTCGACGAGGCCCAGGACCTCACGCCCATGCAGGCCCGCTCGCTGCGGCGACGCTGTGCCGTGGGCGGTTCCATGACCGTCCTGGGCGACCTCGCGCAGGCGACGGGCGCCCACGTCCCGGCGAGCTGGGACCTGCTCGGGGCGCTCCTCTCCGACCACGGCGACTGGAGCGTCGCCCAGCTCACCACCAGCTATCGCGTCCCCGCCGAGATCATGGAGTTCGTCGCCCCTCTCGCGCGGACGATCGCCCCGTCCCTGCCGTACCCGCGGGCCGTCCGCGAGGCGGGAGCGGACGCCGTACGGACCGTGGCGACCGAACCGTGGAAGCTGCTCGACGACACCGTCGCCCACGTGGCACGGCTCGTGCGCACCAGTGACGGCAGCACCCCCCGCTCCGTCGCCGTCGTCGTCCCCGACGACTCGGACTGGCTGGAGGCCATCAGCCGCCGGATCCACGAGGGCAGTGACATCGCCGAGCAGGACCGCGAGGCCGTGTCCGTACTGGCCGCCACCCAGGCCAAGGGAATGGAGTACGACCACGTCCTGGTCGTCGAGCCGGCGACGATCGCCGACCGCGGTCCCGCCGGGCTGCGCCAGTTGTACGTGGCCCTCACCCGCAGCACCCAGAGCCTGACCGTCCTGCACACCGCCTCGTTGCCGGAGGCGCTGACGGGTTCCGGGAACGCCCAGGCACCGTCGGTGCCCGAGGCCCGGCCGGAGGACGACGGGACCGGGGGGCTTCCCCGGGTCGGCACCGATGTTCGGGTCGAGGTCGTGGACCGGGCTCCGGGCGGCCGCTACAAGGTCAAGCCCCTGTCGCCGGTGATCGACCGGCCGCTCGTCCTCACCGTCCGCCACGGATCGGTGCCCCCGCGGCGGGGCGAGAGGCTGGACTGCTGGGTGTTCGTGAACGAGACGACCCAGACCGTGCTCACCGCCGACCAGCGCGGCCGGTCGCCCGTTTCGGAGCGGATGGCGGGGCGCTACCTCGCGGCCCTGGACGTTCTCGCAGAACTGACCGAGAACGAGGGCGACGTCCCCGACGCCCGCAGCCGTCTCTCCGAGCTCCAGGGTATGGCCAACCGCGTCCTCCGACGGGACCAGGCCGACTGGGTCGACGTGCTTCACCTGCTCGGCGATCCGGACAGGGAACGACTCGGAGCCCTTCGCGACCTCGCCGCGGCCACCAACCGCGCCCTCAAGGAGGGCACCTTCGACGCGGGCCGACTCGCGGAGAGACTGGTTGCTTCCGGCTGGGCCGAACCTCTCGCCGAAGCGCGGCGAGGCCTCCGGAAGCGCTTCGGCGCGGTGACGGAGCCGAACTCCGACGATGTGGCCCCCACCACCCCGACGCCGCCCGACCAGAAGGAAGAAGTGCGGATGACCACCGCAAACACCACCGCAGACACGACCGCCGCAACACCGGACGCGACCACGAAGGACAGCCTCCTTCGGACGTTGGAGGCTGCCGCCGGCACCGACCGCACGTGCAAGAGGCACGAAGCGGTTCGCCATGCGTTGAAGGCTTCACTCCTCTGGGCGGACCTTCAGCCGACCGACTCGGCGATCGTCGACGTCGGCTGTGTCACCCAGCACGGTCTCTTCCTCTACGAGGCCTTGGGCGCGGGCCGCTCCACCTACGCAGACCTGCGATCGGGTGCGACCCGCCTACTCGAGATCAACCACACGCTCCCCGCACCGGCTGACGGCCTCTACCTCGTTCTGGCCGAACCGCCTGCCGAGAACTGGTCCGCGGACACGATCCGCGACGTCTTCCGGGTCAACGTCATCTGGCGCAGTCCGACCGGCTGGGGCGGCGAGAACGTGGAGACCGCCTTCGGCTCCTCGCAATGAACGACGACCGATCGCGAAGGCATTCGGCTTTCGCCTCACAAGAAGGGGCCCGGTAAGGCCGTACCCGCGTTCGGAACCGCCGTCGGAGGCGCCCTCGACCGGACTGCCTTGGAGGCGATCGTCGACGCCGCTGAGACGGCGTACCGGCGGCGGTTCCTCCTTGCGGAGCCCCACACCTCGGTGGAGGGGAGGAACCCCGTCCTCCCCTGGTGCGGCCGCTGATGCAGCCGCACGATGTGCGCGCGGGCCACCGTCGGCGGCCCCGTCGACTTCGCCGGCCGCCCGAACGGCGTCCTCCGCGCCCCGAGCGCGGAGAGCACCCGGTCCCGTACGCCGGGCAGGTCCCGCGCGGGCTGACGGCGGGACGGCAGGTGGTCCAGCACGCCGAAGACGCGCCGGCGCCAGCCGGTCACCACCGAATAGCGCCATCCGCACGCAACCGCCATCCGTACGCAACCACCGTCTCGCGGGCCGCCGCGAACTTCAGCGCACCGCTCGCCTTGACCCGACGGGCCGGGCAAACGCCGAGCAGCTACTCCCGGCCATCGGCCACAGTCAGGAAATCCGGGATATTCCGTGACTTTCCTTCGACGTGCTCGAAGTGGAGGCGAAGGGCCGGGACAACACCTCTGACGCCTCGGGGAAGTCGAGCGCGTCCGGTGGGCGGGGCCCCTCGATCGGCTCGCACCCGTGAACCCGGCCGGTCGTGACCGTGTACCGCGGTCCCGGGCGGTGTCACCGGGCCCGTCGCCGGGTGAGGCCGCGGACCGGCCGCGTCGACAGCACCGGAGCGTGCGCCGTGTCCCGTGCGGGCCGGGAGACCTCGCCGCCGATCCTCCACGTCGGCCGAGAGCGCGTATCAGCAGTGACCGCTGGACGCGGGCGCGAGGCGTCCCCGGCCGTCGGGGCCAGGCGGCCGGCGGGGCTTGGTCCAGTTGCTCCGGTGGGTAGAGGCGGTGGCCGGTCACCGGGTCGACGCGGGCGGGAGCCGGCAGACCGCCGGGCCCGTCGTCGAGGCACCCGGCCGTACGTGCCCGGAGGGAGGAGAGGGAGGAGAGGAGGGAGAGGAGGAGGGAGAGGAGGAGGGAGAGGAGGGAGAGAAGGAAGAGGAGGGGAGGCGAGAAGTCGATCTGGGGGAAGGCGGGGCGAGCGGGGGGAGGCAGGGGCCGGAGGGGCGGGTGGTGCATCCTCCGGCACACCAGACGCTTTGCTTTCAGATCGCGGTCGTTGTCCTGTTCGAAAGGGTGATGTCGTTTTCGGGTGCCCTTGCCGCATTCCGGGTGACTGGTCATGATGAGGGCGCACGCCACAGGCGCATCCGACGGTCGGACGGGGGACGGACACGTGTCGTGGGAAGAGGAGTGGGCCGAGCTCAAAGCGGAGGCCCTGGTACGTCTGCAGGACCCGGCGCGCATGCGGCTGAACCAGGTCGCGGCCGATCCGGGCGGTGGCGCCGCCGGCCCGGACGGGCGCGGTGGGGGGTACGCCGTGAGCGCGGACTCCATCGACGGCAGTTCCCACGTGCTGCTGGAGATCGCCGGGGTGCTGTACGAAGGGCGCATGGACGGTGAGAACGCGACGATGTGCCGTGCCCCCCGGTCCCACCAGGAGGTCTCCGCGCAGCTCGTGACGTTCGCCCGGTACGCCCAGGACCAGTACAACGACGCGGTCGTGCTGCTGACCGCGCTGTCCGGCAAGCTGACGTCCGCGGGCAACGCGTACACGCAGTACGACGAAGCGGTCCGCGGGCAGCTGGACGCCGTGCTCGTCTCGGGGCGGTACACCGCCCCCGGGGACCGGTGACGGGCCCATGACCTACCGTGCCGACGTACGCTTCCTCGAGGACGCCAACCCGGCGCTGATCGGGCGCAGCGCCGCGGAGTTCACCCGGCTGCACCGGCTGATCGACACCACCGACGACGCCTTCGCCAAGGCGGCCGCGGTGCGGTGGCGCAGCGAGGCCGCCGACCTGTACGCCCGGCGGCTGCGCGAGGCGCGGGACATCACCGACGCCCTGTCGCGCGCCTTCCGGGCGGTGGCGGGCGCCCTCACCTCGTACGCCGAGGCCGTCACCACGGCCAGGAGCCACTACAAGAGCGGCAGGGCGTCCGAGGGACGGCTGGCGGAGGTGATCGGGCGGGAGGCCGTCGCCGTCACGAGGACCGCGCGGGCGGCGGAGCCCCTGCGGCAGTGGGAGGACCTGCGCTCCACGACGGGCTTCCTGGACTGGATCGCCGAGCTCGGTGTCGACCTCGACGCCATCCGGGGCGAGGCCGAGCGCCTCTACCAGCAGACCCGCGGCCACTACGACGACGCCCTGCGCGTGGAGTCCGGGGCGCGCGAGAAGTGCGTCGGCGACCTGAGGGCGGCGTACCGGTCCCTGCCCGACTTCACCGGCCCCGTCTCCGATCCGGCGCGGTTCCTCAGGAGCCTCGGGCCGCTGGGGGCCGAGGCGCGGCAGGCGAGCGACCACCCCTTCGCCCGGCTCCCGGGAGCCGGGCCCAAGGTGGACGACATCCCCACCACCGGCACCCACGTCGTGGTCAGCGAGACCCTGTTCCGCATCCAGACCCGGGTCGACGGCCTGCCCGGCGGCCAGGGCAACAACTACTGGCTCCCCTCCACCTCCGACGAGGGGCGCCGCGAGTTCGTCTCGGCCAACAGCCACATCATCAGGGCGGCGGCGCAGGACGCGGGCCTGCCGCCGGAGATGGTCGCCGGGATCGCCTGGCGGGAGGTCATGGGCGACCCCGCCCTCCTGGACGACCTGGCCTACGAGGGACGCAAGTTCCTGCCCGGCACCAAGGATCCCGACGAGACGTCGATGGGCCCGCTGTCCATCCAGGTCCGCCGCGCCGCGGAGGTGCTCGGCTACGACCCGCACCACCTCACCGACCAGCAGCGCGACCAGGTGGTGGGCGCTATCAGGAATCCGGCGAAGAACATCTTCATTGCCTCCGAGTACCTCGCCCAGCTCAAGGCGGAGAGCGATTTCGCCGACGTGCCCCCGGAGCGCATGACCCGCGACCAGATGCAGGAACTGGCCGCCCGCTACAACGGCGGCCCCTACTACCGGGACCCCGGTGCCCAGGGCTACGGCCGGGACTTCGCCGGGAACCTGGACGAAGCCCGGAGGGCCCTGCGGTGAACCGTCCCCGCCCGACCACACCCGCACCGCCCGCCCCGAGGGCCCGTGCGACCGTCGCCAGCCGTGTCGTCTGCGGCGTGCTGACGGCGCTGGCGCACGTCCCGGCGGCGTACCTCGTCCTCCTCGCGTACCTGGCGAGGCCGGCCGGGCCGTGGGACACCGAGAGCGTCGCCCACGCGCAGTTCGCCTCCGGTCTCGCCCTCGTCCTCTCGGCCGTCACCGCGCTGCTGACGTGGGTCTTCGTCAAGGCTGGCTGGCTGCCCCGGGGGTGGTACGCGGCCCCCGCGCTGCTGGGGACGGCCGCGCTGCTGCGCCTGACGCTGCTCGCGCCGGAGCTCTGACCTCGCCGGAGTTCTGACCATGCCGGAGCTCTGACCTCGCCGGAGTTCTGACCATGCCGGAGCTCTGACCTCGCCGGAGTTCTGACCATGCCGGAGCTTCGACCTCGCCGGAGTTCTGACCGCGAGGACGCCCGCGCCGGGGCGCGGTGGGAGCCGCCCGCCGGTGCGCCCTCCCCTCCCGCACGGCCGCCCGCCGGGTGGGAACCGACTGCCGCCCGCCGGTCGACCCGGGGCGGCGGCCGACCGCCTGCGCGGGCACGGGACGGGAGAGGCGGTCACCGCGGTGGTACGGCTCCGGGGGCGCCGCCCGGCCCGGTGACGGTCGGGGAGCCGCGGACGCCCGCCGTGCGGCGCCCGGCCGCGTACGGGGCGTCCCGCACGCCGTCGTGCGGGGCGCATCCCCGGTCCCGGGACGCGGGCGGGAGGGCCGTGGCGGACCGGCCGCGGGATCCCGCGCACGCCGCGGCGGAACGGGCGGGCCGGTGCCTCAACCCCGGGTCACCCGCACCCGGTACGCGCCGTTCCGCTCCCGCGACAGGACCGTCACCGCCACCCCGGCCGCCTCGTCGCGGAACGTCTCGCCGGGACCGTACGGCGCGTCGGAGAGTTCGGCGTGCACGTTCGGCCGGCGGGTGCAGCCGCCGCTGCCGGGCTCGCCGTCCTCGACGGTCACGGGGCCCTGGCCGGTGTCCACGTCGGTCCGCACCCGGTAGACCAGCACGCCCGGTTCGCACACCGCCTCGTCGTTGCCCTCCCGGGTGCGGACCTCCAGCACGTACCCGGCCAGGTCGCTCAGCGGGACGACCGCCAGCTTCGCGCCGCCCCCCGCCCGGGCCAGCGGCGTCAGCGTGTACTCGCGGGTGCCGCGCTTCGAGGCGCAGCGCACCTGGTCGTCGTCGAGCCAGCCCAGTTTCCACTTGTGCCAGCCCAGCAGGTCGTTGTTGGCACCCCAGTCCTCGGACATGATGTCCCAGTGGCCGACCGCCGCCCCGCCCTCGGTGGTGTACAGGTCGGGCAGGCCGAAGACGTGGCCGTTCTCGTGCGGCAGCACGCGGTAGCCGGTCTCGTGGAAGGACCCGGAGCCGTCGTCCTGGCGGCTGTACACGAAGGACGTGTTGGAGAGCGTCACCCCGTCCGCGGTCGGCGCCTCGCCGTTTCCGGAGAAGGTGACCGACAGGACGGTGTCCAGTGCCGACGGGCCCGCGTTCGGTGTGACCAGGACGTTGACCAGGTCGTATGTGCTGAAGTCGACGTGCTCGTCGGCCGCCTCGACGATGTGCTCGACCAGCTTCCGGTAACCCGGTTCGTAGGGTGCGCCGCGGTCGACGCCGTACTCGGGGAACGGCAGCGGCATCCGCAGCCAGGCCGGCACGGGCGTGTGGGGGACGTACCGCAGCCGCCCGTACGAGCTGACGCGGAACCAGTCGGCGGTCTGCGGGAAGAACTCCGCGAGCCGGTGCATCGCCGGGCCCTCGCCGGGTGCGTCAGGAAAGTCGATCATCAGGTTGAGGGCGCGGATCACGCCGGTGGAGCGGACGTAGCCGGGCGGGGTGGGGACGCCCTCGGACATCTGCACCCCGATCTCCGCCCGGATGCGGCAGGCGGCGAGGCCGCCGGCGCCGGCGGCCTCCGCGAGCGCCCCCACCACGGGGGCGGGAGCCTCCGACCCCGAGGTGGGGGCGGGGCCGTGGAGTGTGGCGCTCGCCGTGGCGAGGGCGGCCACGGCGAGCGCCGTGACGGTTCCGATCGCGGCCGTCCTGCGTATTCGCCGCCTCCGGCTGGTCGGCTGCTCCATGCCCACAGCCTGTTCCGGGTGGTGCGGGGGCGCTCGCCGGGTGGCCCGATCGTGGGAACGCGCCTGCGGGGTGACGCAGGTCACGAGGGGTGGTGGAACAAGCGGGGATGATCTCCCCGTTTGTGAGGGTGGGACGGGCGGCCGGAGGAGTTCTCCCGACCACCACCCCGCCTTCCGGACGGAGTTGAGGAGTGCAACCGTGACCGCCGTGACCGCCGCGGATACCGCGGGTGCCGCCGTTCGGGTGACATGTGCCGCATCGGGCGGATCCCGTACGTCCGGCGGATCCGCCGCATCCGGGGGGCCTGCCGCGTCCGGTGCGTCCGGTGGGTCCGCCGCACCGGGTGGGCCCGTCGCGTCCGGTGGGTCCCGTACGTCCGGCGGATCCGCCGCGGACACCGGGCACGGGGGCGCCGGTGCGGGGCGCGCCCCGCTCAGGGCGGACGCGCTGCGCAACCGGGAGCGGATCGTCGCGGCCGCGCGGGAGGCGTTCGTCGAGTCCGGCGCGGAGGCGGCGCTCGACGAGATCGCCCGCCGCGCCGGCGTCGGCAACGCCACCCTGTACCGGCACTTCCCGGACCGTACGGCCCTGGTCCGCGAGGTCGTCGTCCACGTCATGGCCCGTGTCGCGCAGAGCGCCGAACGGGCCGCCGCCGAGGAGGCCGACCCGTTCGCCGCGCTGCGGCGCTTCGCGCACGAGGCGGCCGACGAACGCGTCGGCGCCCTGTGCCCGATGCTCTCCGGCGCCTTCGACCACGACGAGCCCGGCGTCGCCGCCGCGCGCGACCGGTTGGAGGGCGCCGTGGAGGGGTTGTTCGCGCGGGCCCGGACGGCGGGACGGCTCCGCCCCGACGCCGCCGCGGGCGACCTGCTGACGGCCCTGTCCCAGCTCACCCGGCCGCTGCCGGGCACCGCGTGCCCGGCCAACGACCGGTTCGTCCACCGCCACCTCCAGCTCCT from Streptomyces sp. MRC013 includes the following:
- a CDS encoding type II toxin-antitoxin system prevent-host-death family antitoxin, which codes for MSVQPEITQRDLRSRSREIMDAVQGGQSFTVTRDGHPIGQLVPLRRRRRFVSRQEFAAMSRTAPGIDLDRFRADQDATADTYPGDPYDR
- a CDS encoding type II toxin-antitoxin system VapC family toxin; this encodes MTADRSTHQQGLLDTNTMILRRWVAPEELPDEMAITAITLAELSVGPHEVRRNDEQSSYDEHAERARRLDVLQRAENEFDPIPFDAEAARVYGRICAAVISAGRKPRRRVADLMIAAIAVAEEFSLFTTHPDDFKGLDDLLTVVPVTRPRAPHEG
- a CDS encoding ATP-binding domain-containing protein; translation: MSTTTRDEILAGEQRAVDHAYDCYTAKLAELSGTSAATASASGKDGITNRAEAEARAEAYGGLGDEALVFARVDAPEDPGGEPRPWYIGRRGVHDASHEPVVLLWTSPLAKKWIETRPESPGEVVLRRQLRCAQRKVEGYFDEISPPAPASAPAPASPPVPASAPSAVPGPATVPGPRRAADDSVAEETEAPQGPGHAPAPTPGDVVRRQRRKALQPDDFLLRELQRSRGGRMRDIVETIRRDQMELVTGSPSDILVVQGGPGTGKSAVGLHRVTWLVNNEHFKAQDILVIGPHQRFLDYVGQVLPTLGTRGVNAVQLDRLWEGEILGTDSPKARLVKSDERMAAVLRRRVESDYRPEALDALTVDPSFEGDEPAIVVTAGSTTLRVPKSEVLALLDQAHAGDGPFRERRDRFRGLFVDRLLQELADIAPRRGQAGTIRRDLERNRRVERLIERVWPSPGPREALRSLYDSADLLRDCADGILDEDERTVLLRPRAASADADPWTLDDHVCLEELRVLISGDTPPRYGHIVVDEAQDLTPMQARSLRRRCAVGGSMTVLGDLAQATGAHVPASWDLLGALLSDHGDWSVAQLTTSYRVPAEIMEFVAPLARTIAPSLPYPRAVREAGADAVRTVATEPWKLLDDTVAHVARLVRTSDGSTPRSVAVVVPDDSDWLEAISRRIHEGSDIAEQDREAVSVLAATQAKGMEYDHVLVVEPATIADRGPAGLRQLYVALTRSTQSLTVLHTASLPEALTGSGNAQAPSVPEARPEDDGTGGLPRVGTDVRVEVVDRAPGGRYKVKPLSPVIDRPLVLTVRHGSVPPRRGERLDCWVFVNETTQTVLTADQRGRSPVSERMAGRYLAALDVLAELTENEGDVPDARSRLSELQGMANRVLRRDQADWVDVLHLLGDPDRERLGALRDLAAATNRALKEGTFDAGRLAERLVASGWAEPLAEARRGLRKRFGAVTEPNSDDVAPTTPTPPDQKEEVRMTTANTTADTTAATPDATTKDSLLRTLEAAAGTDRTCKRHEAVRHALKASLLWADLQPTDSAIVDVGCVTQHGLFLYEALGAGRSTYADLRSGATRLLEINHTLPAPADGLYLVLAEPPAENWSADTIRDVFRVNVIWRSPTGWGGENVETAFGSSQ
- a CDS encoding M6 family metalloprotease domain-containing protein, coding for MEQPTSRRRRIRRTAAIGTVTALAVAALATASATLHGPAPTSGSEAPAPVVGALAEAAGAGGLAACRIRAEIGVQMSEGVPTPPGYVRSTGVIRALNLMIDFPDAPGEGPAMHRLAEFFPQTADWFRVSSYGRLRYVPHTPVPAWLRMPLPFPEYGVDRGAPYEPGYRKLVEHIVEAADEHVDFSTYDLVNVLVTPNAGPSALDTVLSVTFSGNGEAPTADGVTLSNTSFVYSRQDDGSGSFHETGYRVLPHENGHVFGLPDLYTTEGGAAVGHWDIMSEDWGANNDLLGWHKWKLGWLDDDQVRCASKRGTREYTLTPLARAGGGAKLAVVPLSDLAGYVLEVRTREGNDEAVCEPGVLVYRVRTDVDTGQGPVTVEDGEPGSGGCTRRPNVHAELSDAPYGPGETFRDEAAGVAVTVLSRERNGAYRVRVTRG
- a CDS encoding TetR/AcrR family transcriptional regulator, giving the protein MRNRERIVAAAREAFVESGAEAALDEIARRAGVGNATLYRHFPDRTALVREVVVHVMARVAQSAERAAAEEADPFAALRRFAHEAADERVGALCPMLSGAFDHDEPGVAAARDRLEGAVEGLFARARTAGRLRPDAAAGDLLTALSQLTRPLPGTACPANDRFVHRHLQLLLDGLEAPGRSRLPGVPVTLEDLRKRGRP